Proteins encoded together in one Leptospira semungkisensis window:
- the trxB gene encoding thioredoxin-disulfide reductase: MPHKVVIIGSGPAGHTAAIYSARANLNPVMYEGFMAGGIAAGGQLTTTTEVENFPGFPEGIDGTKLTTLFREQSEKYGTKIFTQTITKVDFSKRPFRIWSDDELIEAETVIIATGATAKRMFIPGEDSYWQKGISACAVCDGALPIYRNKELAVVGGGDSAVEEAAHLTKFASKVYLIHRRDSLRASKIMQKRATTHPKIQIIWNTQVEGAQGNGNQLTSLSVKEVNTGKVTELPVGGLFYAIGHKPNTEIFEGQLDLDESGYIKTVPGTTKTSVDGVFAAGDVQDKVYRQAITAAGSGCMAALEAERWLEAQEE; the protein is encoded by the coding sequence ATGCCCCACAAAGTAGTTATCATAGGATCCGGGCCTGCAGGTCATACAGCGGCAATTTACTCTGCCAGAGCAAATTTGAATCCAGTCATGTACGAAGGCTTTATGGCCGGAGGAATCGCGGCCGGCGGACAATTGACTACCACCACTGAAGTGGAAAACTTTCCAGGTTTTCCGGAAGGAATCGACGGAACGAAGCTCACCACTCTATTCAGAGAACAGTCCGAGAAATACGGAACTAAGATCTTCACCCAGACCATTACAAAAGTAGATTTTTCTAAAAGACCGTTTCGCATTTGGTCGGACGACGAATTAATCGAGGCAGAAACCGTAATCATTGCGACTGGTGCCACAGCTAAGAGAATGTTCATCCCTGGAGAAGATTCCTATTGGCAGAAAGGGATCTCCGCTTGCGCAGTCTGCGATGGGGCACTTCCTATCTACCGAAATAAAGAATTAGCCGTTGTAGGAGGAGGAGACTCTGCTGTAGAAGAAGCGGCTCACCTCACTAAGTTTGCATCCAAAGTATATTTGATCCACAGAAGGGACAGCCTCCGCGCTTCCAAGATCATGCAAAAACGCGCGACGACTCATCCTAAGATCCAGATCATCTGGAACACTCAGGTCGAAGGCGCTCAGGGAAATGGAAACCAGCTCACTTCCCTTTCCGTAAAAGAAGTAAACACTGGGAAAGTGACTGAACTTCCTGTAGGAGGCCTCTTCTACGCAATCGGTCATAAGCCGAATACTGAAATCTTCGAAGGTCAGCTGGACCTAGACGAATCCGGTTATATCAAGACTGTTCCTGGTACTACAAAGACCAGTGTGGATGGAGTCTTTGCTGCTGGAGACGTGCAAGACAAGGTGTATAGACAAGCAATCACCGCGGCCGGCTCCGGTTGTATGGCGGCTCTGGAAGCAGAACGCTGGTTAGAAGCACAAGAAGAATAG
- a CDS encoding carbohydrate-binding module 48, producing the protein MFPVKKAKAIALLTLVLTFALAAEEAEDWIGAFRSVDYEEGEESLPEEKIYYFWQLENLRKAVPPRFIRFVDTAASLRTGKLLNRGVLFSFDGLSNDEVSVCGEFNHWQCIPLEKNDKGIFYGVVDIVGDGLYEAKPAYEYKFKVDGIFTHDPENSDTVEDGEGSLVSRIAYRQGGANKQTSTRILEDSPYEEKEFRTVEFRIYQPQAEMVSLVGEFNHWDPEADFLEKERNGVFRVIKKLKPGEYQYNFIVDGKIVLDTYNPLTVLREDTGEISSSLLIPDRNGVLERKAN; encoded by the coding sequence ATGTTTCCGGTAAAGAAAGCCAAGGCTATCGCCTTACTCACCCTTGTGCTGACCTTCGCACTCGCCGCCGAAGAAGCGGAAGATTGGATCGGCGCGTTCCGTTCTGTGGATTACGAAGAAGGAGAGGAATCTCTCCCTGAAGAAAAGATCTATTATTTCTGGCAATTGGAGAACCTAAGAAAGGCAGTCCCTCCCAGATTCATCCGTTTCGTGGATACGGCTGCTTCTCTCAGGACTGGAAAGCTGCTCAACCGTGGGGTCCTGTTCAGCTTTGACGGTCTTTCTAACGATGAAGTAAGCGTCTGTGGAGAATTCAACCATTGGCAATGCATTCCCTTAGAAAAGAATGATAAGGGAATATTTTACGGTGTGGTGGATATTGTTGGGGACGGACTCTACGAAGCGAAACCTGCCTACGAATACAAGTTCAAAGTGGACGGTATCTTTACCCATGATCCCGAAAATTCGGATACGGTAGAAGATGGGGAAGGTTCCCTCGTTTCCAGAATAGCATATCGCCAGGGCGGAGCAAATAAACAAACAAGCACACGTATCCTAGAAGATTCTCCCTATGAAGAGAAGGAATTTCGAACAGTGGAGTTTCGGATTTACCAGCCCCAAGCGGAAATGGTAAGCCTTGTAGGAGAATTCAATCATTGGGATCCAGAGGCCGATTTTCTCGAGAAAGAAAGGAACGGCGTTTTTAGAGTGATCAAAAAATTAAAGCCGGGTGAATACCAATACAACTTCATCGTGGATGGTAAGATCGTACTGGATACATATAATCCCTTAACGGTTTTACGAGAAGATACTGGGGAAATTTCTTCTTCCCTACTGATCCCGGATCGAAATGGAGTTCTAGAAAGAAAGGCGAACTAG
- a CDS encoding tetratricopeptide repeat protein: MAEPSSNYSDQELEQIRSILEPLSKNPESSEDLNPMLSAFREKMGYGVPINIEDEDADSGETSDEDSFDLGGDDEEAPEPIQKPKPLSFSEDDDIDLDELLTEPSSQDAPPSIDAGEDPFGGFDENPPASDDFGDFGSPEPEATEEDPFSSSGMDDFGAPDLGTDAPADTGDFGGDDPFGGLDSGPALDSPLEDFDTPTPAASDDFGDSSDFNMDDLGAPPADSDSDPFGGLGEEDSPSVSEDLGDFGGGAPTGEDPFSGFDASGMEDSPGDEFGLGEGDPFGAAPAGETDFGDLGFDDSSSDSDVGSSSFDEAPTGDSDPFADFAPVAGGAHDPFSDLSSATSVPESDPFADFSAEPAGEMEMESVPESADFTSFSPDLDADTDTDLGSAAFEEDLRSLGGEEKEDIDKSLTDEELAIIQKEILRYPPLLRRTVIESIVQDRLSKKAQRDLLELIKVESTPDEVAAFLSSALGVPVTLTDKTGAYSADGVPIITSDPIYTREGYLERRKKIRRTFYAVAAALLFGFGGYFTYKHIILPRQAAQNYEAGLEQIREMGAKKFAGSLGEEDRKKYLTSIEDSYDKGFDIDPYNLKYMNLYGVEYSRAGEYELSFEKLFGRIEPDLGAGTLDSWNKREQAPMVHLAQGESWSDKKFKTSTVVNQGKEGVKFLLDQEKTARKVVVPGAFLVMRLREKSHDNNTYRNLGWFHSQIMPDFAEPSEGKKGRYKNDALSVDYYSKVFTDGESPYDELSTAGIAKIYYNRREFGKAASFYNRIVEANPKSVPGQSGLISTYLEMWKESGDPQFVLNHHRLLRNNLDMESELPFYTLSKLASFYASIDPQELRIKYNINPVDQVSGIEIEESAIRLLDTIYRRSMEDERTGTEIEGKDYAEGYYQRGQYYLSQKENIQARRFFEKAATLDPKHWLAVLELAEHSIRVGNFEEAKDLLKEADSRYLASMRWFGSKDEDETLYEGNPARIHFDLGKIRYLLSAGLSDKDSLKEFPGRKIYPFRSRSESDGKSLSVLKEEEEKRNRRNELRNSLQEFSLVDAEEPQFDLIRKWRRELPSSLLREMKFYKGWVEYMDSDFDKALADWTGFEDKDEYYNPTLLMGKGNAFFYTGQTKTALGYFLRVKDDMEEKLPQMSSPKTEDPYHQEVYQTLIAAYNNIGACYETLSKKAGAQEAENYTAQALQHYWKAIETSRKINEASEISLSNKDLLFKKEALKREPLLEDWVSPTLESIKDLVRK; this comes from the coding sequence ATGGCCGAGCCTTCTTCAAATTATTCGGATCAAGAGTTGGAGCAGATCCGCTCCATCTTAGAACCATTGAGTAAAAACCCGGAATCTTCGGAAGACCTGAATCCGATGCTGTCCGCATTTCGCGAAAAGATGGGATACGGTGTTCCCATCAATATCGAGGATGAGGACGCTGATTCGGGAGAAACTTCGGATGAAGATTCATTCGATTTAGGTGGAGACGATGAAGAAGCGCCTGAACCTATTCAAAAACCCAAGCCCCTCTCTTTCTCAGAAGACGATGATATCGATCTAGACGAACTATTAACCGAGCCATCTTCCCAGGATGCACCGCCAAGCATTGATGCAGGCGAGGATCCATTCGGTGGCTTTGATGAAAATCCTCCTGCCTCCGACGATTTCGGCGATTTTGGTAGTCCGGAACCTGAGGCCACTGAAGAAGATCCATTCTCCAGTTCCGGCATGGATGATTTCGGCGCCCCTGATCTTGGTACAGACGCTCCAGCCGACACAGGAGATTTCGGAGGAGACGATCCTTTCGGTGGTTTGGACTCCGGTCCTGCCTTAGATTCTCCATTAGAAGATTTTGATACACCTACGCCTGCAGCTTCCGACGATTTCGGTGACTCTTCCGATTTCAATATGGATGATCTGGGCGCTCCTCCTGCTGATTCCGATTCGGATCCTTTCGGAGGATTGGGAGAAGAAGATTCTCCTTCTGTCTCGGAAGATTTAGGTGATTTCGGTGGAGGAGCTCCTACAGGAGAAGATCCTTTCTCCGGATTCGATGCTTCGGGAATGGAAGACAGCCCTGGAGACGAGTTCGGTTTAGGCGAAGGAGATCCGTTCGGAGCGGCACCTGCCGGTGAAACTGATTTCGGCGATCTAGGCTTTGACGATTCCTCTTCCGATTCGGATGTAGGCAGTTCTTCTTTTGATGAAGCTCCTACAGGAGATAGTGATCCTTTTGCAGACTTCGCTCCGGTTGCAGGTGGAGCTCATGATCCATTCTCCGATCTTTCAAGCGCAACCTCCGTGCCAGAATCGGATCCATTCGCAGACTTCTCCGCAGAACCTGCCGGCGAAATGGAAATGGAATCCGTACCTGAATCTGCTGATTTCACAAGCTTCTCACCGGACTTGGATGCTGACACAGATACGGATCTAGGCTCTGCCGCTTTCGAAGAGGATCTTAGATCCCTAGGCGGAGAAGAAAAAGAAGATATAGATAAATCCTTAACGGACGAAGAGCTTGCGATCATCCAGAAGGAGATCCTACGTTACCCTCCTCTTCTCCGCAGGACGGTAATCGAATCCATCGTCCAGGATCGCCTTTCTAAAAAGGCTCAAAGAGATCTATTAGAACTCATTAAAGTAGAAAGCACTCCTGACGAAGTTGCTGCCTTCCTTTCTTCTGCACTTGGAGTACCAGTCACACTTACTGACAAGACAGGTGCCTACTCGGCGGACGGAGTTCCGATCATTACCTCCGACCCGATCTACACCAGAGAAGGTTATCTAGAAAGAAGAAAGAAGATCCGCAGAACCTTCTACGCTGTAGCAGCGGCACTTCTTTTTGGATTCGGGGGATACTTTACTTACAAGCATATCATTCTTCCTAGACAGGCCGCTCAAAATTATGAAGCTGGTCTAGAACAGATCAGAGAAATGGGTGCGAAGAAATTCGCAGGAAGCCTGGGTGAAGAAGATCGCAAGAAATATCTTACTAGCATAGAAGATTCCTATGATAAAGGATTCGATATCGATCCTTACAATCTGAAATATATGAACCTATACGGAGTGGAATACAGCCGTGCAGGCGAATACGAACTATCTTTCGAAAAATTATTCGGAAGAATAGAGCCTGATCTGGGTGCAGGAACATTAGATTCTTGGAATAAAAGAGAACAGGCTCCTATGGTCCACCTAGCCCAAGGAGAATCTTGGAGCGACAAGAAATTCAAGACCAGCACGGTAGTAAACCAAGGAAAAGAAGGAGTTAAATTCCTTTTAGACCAAGAGAAAACCGCAAGAAAGGTCGTTGTCCCTGGAGCCTTCTTAGTCATGAGATTGAGAGAAAAATCTCATGATAATAATACGTATCGAAATCTAGGCTGGTTCCATTCTCAGATCATGCCGGATTTCGCAGAACCTAGCGAAGGCAAGAAAGGAAGATATAAAAACGACGCGTTGTCTGTGGATTATTATAGCAAAGTATTCACAGACGGAGAAAGTCCGTATGACGAGCTTTCTACCGCAGGGATCGCAAAGATCTATTATAATCGTAGAGAATTCGGAAAGGCAGCATCCTTCTATAATAGGATTGTAGAAGCGAATCCTAAAAGTGTTCCAGGTCAATCCGGTTTGATCTCCACCTATCTGGAAATGTGGAAGGAAAGCGGGGATCCACAATTCGTTCTGAACCACCATCGACTTCTTAGAAATAACCTGGATATGGAGTCTGAACTCCCCTTCTATACTCTCTCAAAACTGGCATCCTTTTATGCGAGCATTGATCCTCAGGAACTTAGAATTAAATACAATATCAATCCTGTGGATCAAGTTTCCGGCATTGAGATAGAAGAAAGCGCAATCCGACTTTTAGATACGATCTACAGAAGATCTATGGAAGACGAAAGAACCGGAACCGAGATCGAAGGAAAGGATTACGCAGAAGGTTATTACCAACGAGGGCAATATTATCTTTCTCAAAAGGAAAATATCCAAGCGAGAAGATTCTTTGAGAAAGCGGCTACTCTAGATCCGAAACATTGGCTTGCAGTGTTGGAACTAGCAGAGCATTCCATTCGAGTCGGAAATTTCGAAGAAGCTAAGGATCTACTGAAAGAAGCGGATTCTCGTTATCTGGCAAGTATGCGCTGGTTCGGTTCCAAGGATGAGGACGAAACCCTGTATGAAGGAAACCCTGCTCGAATTCATTTTGATCTGGGTAAGATACGTTATCTGTTATCCGCTGGACTTTCCGATAAAGATTCTCTGAAGGAATTCCCTGGCAGAAAGATCTATCCTTTCCGCTCCCGTTCAGAATCCGATGGCAAAAGCCTTTCTGTCCTGAAAGAAGAAGAAGAAAAACGAAATCGCAGGAACGAGCTTCGCAATTCATTGCAAGAATTCTCTTTAGTAGATGCAGAAGAACCTCAGTTCGATCTCATCCGTAAATGGAGAAGAGAACTTCCGTCCAGTCTTCTACGTGAAATGAAATTCTATAAGGGCTGGGTGGAATACATGGATTCAGACTTCGACAAAGCCCTTGCGGATTGGACCGGGTTCGAAGATAAGGATGAATATTATAATCCTACTCTTCTCATGGGAAAAGGAAACGCATTCTTCTATACTGGACAGACCAAAACTGCTCTGGGTTATTTCCTAAGAGTAAAAGACGATATGGAAGAAAAGCTTCCTCAGATGAGTTCACCTAAAACGGAAGATCCGTATCACCAAGAAGTATACCAGACATTGATCGCAGCTTATAATAATATTGGGGCTTGTTACGAGACACTTTCTAAGAAAGCAGGAGCGCAAGAAGCGGAGAATTATACCGCGCAGGCTCTGCAACATTATTGGAAGGCGATAGAGACATCTCGTAAGATCAACGAGGCAAGCGAGATTTCCTTATCGAATAAGGACCTTTTATTCAAGAAAGAAGCTCTCAAAAGAGAACCTCTCTTAGAAGATTGGGTTTCTCCTACGCTTGAATCGATCAAAGACCTGGTTCGTAAATAA
- a CDS encoding WecB/TagA/CpsF family glycosyltransferase produces the protein MKQPGEIRHLSAKDDRDYLLDYQTLNVDDLEKAPILGVPFDNASLDEAVAKIYHLMEEKVRFHHVLLLDPIKTMALRKGKKLHRIAQKASLILAEGAGLQWAAKKLGGELKERIPTIALMMDLVRLCELRNYSIFLLGGKEEIVEKVYFNLSRHFPGVRIVGRHAGYLNTQRELLVKESIRKTSPNIIFLAMDFPEQEIWVENNTAFFGHAVVIGVGGAMDILSGKVKKAPNVFKLKGLTWFWRIIVRPWRLIRMSRMFGFFIVVWIKSLFVKKKK, from the coding sequence ATGAAGCAACCAGGGGAAATACGCCATTTATCCGCAAAGGATGATCGCGATTACCTTCTAGATTATCAAACCCTGAATGTGGACGATCTAGAAAAGGCTCCTATTTTAGGAGTGCCTTTCGACAACGCGAGCCTAGACGAGGCGGTCGCAAAGATCTACCATCTCATGGAGGAGAAGGTAAGATTCCATCATGTTCTTCTGTTGGACCCGATCAAGACTATGGCCTTGCGCAAAGGCAAGAAATTGCATCGAATCGCTCAAAAGGCCAGCCTCATTCTTGCAGAAGGAGCCGGACTCCAGTGGGCCGCTAAGAAGCTCGGTGGTGAACTAAAGGAAAGAATTCCTACCATCGCCCTCATGATGGACCTGGTCCGACTCTGCGAGCTCCGAAATTATTCCATCTTTCTACTCGGCGGAAAGGAAGAGATCGTCGAAAAAGTATATTTCAATCTTTCTAGACATTTTCCTGGAGTACGTATCGTCGGTAGACATGCCGGTTACTTGAATACTCAAAGAGAATTACTCGTCAAAGAATCGATTCGTAAGACTAGTCCGAATATTATATTTCTTGCAATGGATTTTCCGGAGCAAGAGATCTGGGTTGAGAATAATACTGCCTTCTTTGGTCATGCAGTGGTGATCGGAGTAGGCGGAGCAATGGATATTCTCTCCGGAAAAGTGAAGAAGGCGCCTAATGTCTTTAAGCTGAAAGGACTTACCTGGTTCTGGAGAATTATTGTCCGCCCATGGAGATTGATCCGCATGAGCCGAATGTTCGGTTTCTTTATTGTAGTCTGGATCAAATCTCTTTTCGTTAAGAAGAAGAAATAA
- a CDS encoding thiamine phosphate synthase — protein sequence MAFHQRKKHPEIWKAPALYPILDLEYCSKFEKNPRDLVELWNRNRTWIPFYQLRAKKEEISKIREIYKSLIQEFPDFPLILNDYWKEALEWGSFGLHIGKEDYQALSSSEKDRLRNSDLYLGTSCHTWKDVEELEPEFWDYTGLGPIYSTDSKQTEDHPVGQEGLKEALRYAKIPIVPIGGIGPKEIGELSVHGAFLYSMIAGASDKDRFGEVISVLKDLPVLS from the coding sequence CACCAGAGAAAGAAACACCCCGAGATTTGGAAGGCTCCTGCGTTATACCCCATTTTAGATCTGGAATACTGTTCTAAATTCGAAAAAAATCCTCGCGATCTAGTTGAGCTTTGGAATCGAAACAGGACTTGGATTCCGTTCTATCAGCTTAGAGCTAAGAAAGAAGAAATTTCCAAGATCCGGGAGATTTATAAAAGTTTGATACAGGAATTTCCGGATTTTCCTTTGATATTGAACGATTACTGGAAGGAGGCCTTGGAATGGGGTTCTTTCGGTCTGCATATCGGAAAGGAAGATTACCAGGCTCTCTCTTCTTCGGAAAAGGATCGTTTGCGAAATAGCGATCTGTATCTAGGCACTTCCTGTCATACTTGGAAAGATGTCGAGGAACTGGAGCCAGAGTTCTGGGATTATACCGGTCTAGGTCCCATCTATTCCACTGATTCAAAACAGACTGAGGATCATCCGGTGGGCCAAGAAGGATTGAAAGAAGCGCTAAGGTATGCTAAGATCCCGATCGTCCCAATCGGAGGAATTGGCCCTAAAGAAATAGGAGAACTTTCCGTCCATGGAGCCTTCTTGTATTCTATGATAGCAGGGGCTTCGGATAAGGATCGTTTCGGAGAAGTAATCTCAGTGCTAAAAGATTTGCCTGTTCTTTCTTAA